The proteins below come from a single Kitasatospora sp. NBC_00315 genomic window:
- a CDS encoding sterol desaturase family protein codes for MPNLPDVVLWSIPAFVLLTVLEIASFRFHPDEEEQGYSRRDTTTSLTMGLGSLLFDALWKIPVVALYAALYELTPLRVPVLWWTVPLMLLAQDFFYYWSHRGHHVIRILWACHVVHHSSRHYNLSTALRQPWTSATSWVFYVPMILAGVHPAALAFCSSANLVYQFWIHTERIDRLPRPVEYLFNTPSHHRVHHASQGGYLDRNFGGILILWDRLFGSFTAETTRPVYGLTKNLDTFNPLRVATHEYRAIARDLAAADNWRDRLRHLTKGPGWQPARPDRPEGNPA; via the coding sequence ATGCCGAACCTGCCCGATGTCGTGCTCTGGTCGATACCCGCCTTCGTGCTGCTCACCGTCCTGGAGATCGCCTCGTTCCGGTTCCATCCGGACGAGGAGGAACAGGGCTACAGCCGCCGTGACACCACGACCAGCCTCACCATGGGTCTCGGCAGCCTGCTCTTCGACGCCCTGTGGAAGATCCCGGTGGTGGCGCTCTACGCGGCCCTGTACGAGCTGACGCCGCTTCGGGTGCCCGTGCTGTGGTGGACGGTGCCGCTGATGCTGCTGGCGCAGGACTTCTTCTACTACTGGTCGCACCGCGGCCACCACGTGATCCGCATTCTCTGGGCCTGCCACGTGGTCCACCACTCCAGCAGGCACTACAACCTCTCCACCGCGCTGCGCCAGCCCTGGACCAGCGCCACCAGCTGGGTGTTCTACGTCCCGATGATCCTGGCCGGCGTGCACCCCGCCGCCCTGGCGTTCTGCTCCTCGGCCAACCTGGTCTACCAGTTCTGGATCCACACCGAGCGGATCGACCGGCTCCCCCGCCCGGTCGAGTACCTGTTCAACACGCCGTCCCACCACCGGGTCCACCACGCCTCGCAGGGCGGCTACCTGGACCGCAACTTCGGCGGCATCCTGATCCTCTGGGACCGGCTCTTCGGCTCCTTCACCGCCGAGACGACCAGGCCGGTCTACGGCCTGACGAAGAATCTGGACACCTTCAACCCGCTGCGGGTCGCCACCCACGAGTACCGGGCCATCGCCCGCGACCTGGCCGCCGCCGACAACTGGCGCGACCGGCTGCGCCACCTCACCAAGGGCCCCGGCTGGCAGCCGGCCCGCCCCGACCGCCCGGAGGGCAACCCCGCATGA
- a CDS encoding lysoplasmalogenase: protein MSLSSTTRVVGGRLRAARGLLAGFAATSAAHLGAILTDSPALQHATKPALMPLLAAHTLTATERAPKLLAPALLLSAGGDVLLQVGGDTAFLAGMGSFAAAHVCYVTMFVRRGALDDRRRTALVAAGYAAAWAALVSQLWPGLGELKIPVALYSLLLTSTAVTSARLGLRTGLGGALFLLSDTLIATDIAHWRQLPGHEFWVMATYVVAQYLLASGILKAHQDDPTEPTDLTDPTGQNDRGTRSGRTYDGAPAAS from the coding sequence ATGAGTCTCAGCAGCACCACTCGCGTCGTCGGCGGCCGGCTGCGCGCCGCCCGGGGCCTGCTCGCCGGATTCGCCGCCACCTCGGCCGCGCACCTGGGCGCGATCCTCACCGACAGCCCCGCGCTCCAGCACGCCACCAAGCCGGCGCTGATGCCGCTGCTGGCCGCGCACACCCTGACCGCCACCGAGCGCGCCCCGAAGCTGCTCGCACCCGCGCTGCTGCTGAGCGCCGGCGGCGACGTCCTGCTCCAGGTCGGCGGCGACACCGCCTTCCTGGCGGGCATGGGCTCCTTCGCGGCCGCGCACGTCTGCTACGTGACGATGTTCGTGCGACGCGGCGCGCTGGACGACCGGCGCCGCACCGCGCTGGTGGCGGCGGGCTACGCGGCGGCCTGGGCGGCGCTCGTCTCGCAGCTGTGGCCCGGCCTCGGCGAGCTGAAGATCCCGGTGGCGCTCTACAGCCTGCTGCTCACCTCGACCGCCGTGACCTCGGCCCGGCTCGGCCTGCGCACCGGCCTGGGCGGTGCGCTGTTCCTGCTGTCGGACACACTGATCGCCACCGACATCGCGCACTGGCGCCAGTTGCCCGGCCACGAGTTCTGGGTCATGGCGACCTATGTGGTCGCGCAGTACCTGCTGGCTAGCGGAATCCTGAAGGCCCACCAGGACGACCCGACCGAACCGACCGACCTGACCGACCCGACCGGGCAAAACGACCGGGGCACCCGGAGCGGCCGGACGTACGACGGCGCGCCGGCCGCCTCCTGA
- a CDS encoding exodeoxyribonuclease III — protein MTVRIATWNINSVTARLPKLLEWLESAEPDVLCLQELKCSAEAFPYEAVRELGYETAAHGNGRWNGVAIVSRIGLEDVHRGLPEQPGYLADDALLADVEPRAVAATCGPVRVWSVYVPNGREVDHAHYRYKLDWLETLRRAVIEDAAGERPFAVLGDFNIAPTDEDVFDVAAFAGLTHVTPAERAALGNLREAGLRDVVPRPLKYDRPYTYWDYRQLAFPKNRGMRIDLTYGNKAFAEAVTDSYVDREARKGKGTSDHAPVVVDLDL, from the coding sequence GTGACCGTCCGCATCGCCACCTGGAACATCAACTCCGTCACCGCCCGGTTGCCCAAACTCCTGGAGTGGCTGGAGAGCGCCGAGCCCGACGTGCTCTGCCTCCAGGAGCTCAAGTGCTCGGCGGAGGCCTTCCCGTACGAGGCCGTCCGGGAGCTCGGCTACGAGACGGCCGCGCACGGCAACGGCCGGTGGAACGGCGTGGCGATCGTCTCCCGGATCGGTCTGGAGGACGTCCACCGGGGCCTGCCCGAGCAGCCCGGCTACCTCGCCGACGACGCCCTGCTGGCGGACGTCGAGCCCCGCGCCGTCGCGGCGACCTGCGGGCCCGTCCGGGTCTGGTCGGTCTACGTGCCGAACGGCCGGGAGGTCGACCACGCGCACTACCGCTACAAGCTGGACTGGCTGGAGACCCTGCGCCGGGCCGTCATCGAGGACGCGGCGGGGGAGCGGCCGTTCGCCGTCCTCGGCGACTTCAACATCGCCCCCACCGACGAGGACGTGTTCGATGTCGCCGCCTTCGCCGGGCTGACGCACGTCACCCCGGCCGAGCGCGCCGCCCTCGGCAACCTGCGCGAGGCCGGCCTGCGGGACGTGGTGCCCCGCCCGCTGAAGTACGACCGGCCCTACACCTACTGGGACTACCGCCAGCTGGCCTTCCCGAAGAACCGGGGCATGCGGATCGACCTGACGTACGGCAACAAGGCGTTCGCCGAGGCCGTGACGGACAGCTATGTCGACCGCGAGGCCCGGAAGGGCAAGGGCACCTCCGACCACGCGCCGGTGGTGGTGGACCTCGACCTCTGA
- the ggt gene encoding gamma-glutamyltransferase, translated as MRALATIAPQLLLATALVCATAAPAQAAGPPPKVPEAVGYGGAVASVDADATAAGIEVLRAGGNAVDAAVATAAALGVTEPYSAGIGGGGYFVHYDAATGRVSTLDGRETASRSADDSLFLEDGKPLAFADAVTSGLSVGVPGTAATWEKALQLWGSRPLATVLEPAERIADHGFTVDPTFRDQTAANQDRFKDFPATSRLFLPGGAPPAVGSTLRNPDLAATYRELGRDGAGAFYRGPIGADVVRALQQPPVDPASGRVVRPGAVDAADLAAYRPIAQQPTHVAYRDYDVYGIAPSSSGGTTVGEALGILEDTDLAAADPVQYYHHYLEAGRIAFADRNRWVGDPRFSDVPTRELLSPRFAAARACLISPDRTLTSPLAPGDPRRPADCASAGPAVTETYEGPSTTHLSVADRWGDVVSYTLTIEQTGGSGIAVPGRGFLLNNELTDFSFTPNTPGVPDPNLPGPGKRPRSSISPTVVLRDGEPLLAVGSPGGATIITTVLQVLLGRLDRGLTLEQAIAAPRASQRNTATTQAEPAFLALPERAALEALGQSFAVTPEIGAATGVERLPDGRWLAAAEPVRRGGGAAAVVRPSR; from the coding sequence ATGAGAGCCCTGGCCACCATCGCCCCGCAACTCCTGCTCGCCACCGCGCTCGTCTGTGCCACCGCGGCCCCGGCGCAGGCCGCCGGCCCACCGCCCAAGGTGCCCGAGGCCGTCGGTTACGGCGGGGCGGTGGCCAGTGTGGACGCCGACGCCACGGCGGCCGGGATCGAGGTGCTGCGCGCCGGCGGCAACGCGGTGGACGCGGCGGTCGCCACGGCCGCCGCCCTCGGCGTCACCGAGCCCTACTCGGCGGGCATCGGCGGTGGCGGCTACTTCGTCCACTACGACGCCGCCACCGGCCGGGTCTCCACCCTGGACGGCCGCGAGACGGCCTCACGGAGCGCCGACGACTCGCTCTTCCTGGAGGACGGCAAGCCGCTCGCCTTCGCCGACGCCGTCACCAGCGGCCTGTCGGTCGGCGTCCCCGGCACCGCCGCCACCTGGGAGAAGGCGCTCCAGCTCTGGGGCAGCCGCCCGCTCGCCACGGTGCTGGAGCCGGCCGAGCGGATCGCCGACCACGGCTTCACCGTCGATCCCACCTTCCGGGACCAGACGGCCGCGAACCAGGACCGCTTCAAGGACTTCCCGGCCACCAGCCGGCTCTTCCTGCCCGGCGGCGCGCCCCCGGCGGTCGGGTCCACGCTGCGCAACCCGGATCTCGCCGCCACCTACCGGGAGCTCGGGCGGGACGGCGCCGGCGCGTTCTACCGGGGGCCGATCGGCGCCGACGTCGTGCGGGCCCTCCAGCAGCCGCCGGTCGACCCCGCGTCCGGGCGGGTGGTGCGGCCGGGCGCGGTGGACGCGGCCGACCTCGCGGCCTACCGGCCGATCGCTCAGCAGCCCACCCACGTCGCGTACCGGGACTACGACGTCTACGGCATCGCTCCGTCCAGCTCCGGCGGCACCACCGTCGGCGAGGCGCTCGGCATCCTGGAGGACACCGACCTCGCGGCGGCCGACCCGGTGCAGTACTACCACCACTACCTGGAGGCCGGTCGGATCGCCTTCGCCGACCGCAACCGGTGGGTGGGCGACCCGCGCTTCTCGGACGTCCCGACCAGAGAGCTGCTCTCGCCCCGGTTCGCGGCCGCCAGGGCCTGCCTGATCAGCCCCGACCGGACGCTGACCAGCCCGCTCGCCCCCGGGGACCCGCGCCGTCCGGCCGACTGCGCGAGCGCGGGGCCCGCCGTCACCGAGACCTACGAGGGGCCGAGCACCACCCACCTGAGCGTCGCCGACCGCTGGGGCGACGTGGTCTCCTACACGCTGACGATCGAACAGACCGGCGGAAGCGGCATCGCCGTACCCGGGCGGGGCTTCCTGCTGAACAACGAGCTGACGGACTTCTCCTTCACCCCCAACACCCCCGGCGTACCGGATCCGAACCTGCCCGGGCCCGGCAAGCGGCCGCGCTCCTCGATCTCGCCGACCGTGGTGCTGCGCGACGGCGAGCCGCTGCTCGCGGTGGGTTCGCCCGGTGGCGCGACGATCATCACCACCGTGCTCCAGGTGCTGCTGGGCCGCCTGGACCGCGGCCTGACGCTGGAGCAGGCGATCGCCGCGCCCCGCGCCAGCCAGCGCAACACCGCCACCACCCAGGCCGAACCCGCCTTCCTCGCCCTGCCCGAGCGGGCCGCGCTGGAGGCGCTCGGACAGTCCTTCGCCGTCACCCCCGAGATCGGCGCGGCGACCGGCGTGGAGCGGCTGCCGGACGGCCGCTGGCTGGCCGCCGCCGAACCCGTGCGCCGGGGCGGGGGAGCCGCGGCGGTGGTACGGCCGTCCCGGTGA
- a CDS encoding ROK family glucokinase, with product MTGPHGAAKPAVLPTLLGLGPRAERRRRALPASILRLPTIGIDIGGTKVVAGVVDGEGKVLEKLRTDTPDKSKSARVVEDVIVDLVLRLADRHDVHAVGVGAAGWVDAERSKILFAPHLNWRNEPLQQALSERLRFPVVVENDANAAAWAEWRFGAGRGEDHMVMLTLGTGIGGAVVRDGYVDRGKYGLAGEFGHMQVVPGGHRCPCGNRGCWEQYSSGNALVRDARELVAEESPVVEPLLARAGGTAEGITGPLVTEAAREGDPVAVELLYEVGTWLGVGIANLAAALDPGRFVIGGGVSEAGGLLLGPAREAFRRTLTGRGFRPEAVIVHAALGNEAGLVGAADLARQVARRFRTIKRRRVERGATS from the coding sequence GTGACCGGTCCCCACGGCGCCGCCAAGCCGGCCGTCCTGCCCACCCTGCTGGGCCTCGGCCCGCGCGCCGAGCGCCGCCGCCGGGCCCTGCCCGCGAGCATCCTGCGGCTGCCCACCATCGGTATCGACATCGGCGGCACCAAGGTGGTCGCGGGCGTGGTGGACGGCGAGGGCAAGGTGCTGGAGAAGCTGCGCACCGACACCCCGGACAAGAGCAAGAGCGCCCGGGTGGTCGAGGACGTCATCGTCGACCTGGTGCTCCGGCTCGCCGACCGGCACGACGTGCACGCGGTCGGCGTCGGCGCGGCCGGCTGGGTCGACGCCGAGCGCTCGAAGATCCTCTTCGCCCCGCACCTGAACTGGCGCAACGAGCCGCTCCAGCAGGCGCTCAGCGAGCGGCTGCGGTTCCCGGTGGTGGTGGAGAACGACGCCAACGCCGCCGCCTGGGCCGAGTGGCGCTTCGGCGCCGGCCGCGGCGAGGACCACATGGTGATGCTGACGCTGGGCACCGGCATCGGCGGCGCCGTGGTGCGCGACGGCTACGTGGACCGCGGCAAGTACGGGCTGGCGGGCGAGTTCGGACACATGCAGGTCGTCCCCGGAGGGCACCGCTGCCCGTGCGGCAACCGAGGTTGCTGGGAGCAGTACTCCTCCGGGAACGCGTTGGTCCGGGACGCCCGCGAGCTGGTCGCCGAGGAGTCACCGGTGGTCGAGCCGCTGCTCGCCCGGGCCGGCGGTACAGCGGAGGGGATCACCGGTCCGCTGGTCACCGAGGCGGCCCGGGAGGGTGACCCGGTCGCCGTCGAGCTGCTGTACGAGGTCGGCACCTGGCTCGGCGTGGGTATCGCCAACCTGGCGGCCGCACTGGATCCCGGACGGTTCGTCATCGGCGGCGGCGTCTCGGAGGCGGGCGGCCTGCTGCTGGGGCCGGCCCGGGAGGCGTTCAGGCGGACCCTGACCGGCCGGGGTTTCCGGCCCGAGGCCGTGATCGTGCACGCCGCCCTCGGCAACGAGGCGGGACTGGTCGGCGCCGCCGACCTCGCGCGCCAGGTCGCGCGCCGGTTCCGCACCATCAAGCGGCGCCGGGTGGAGCGCGGGGCCACGTCCTGA
- a CDS encoding ATP-binding cassette domain-containing protein has protein sequence MSGDELLALTGVGKTYGSVRALRDVSLALHAGEISCVLGDNGAGKSTLIKIIAGLHRHDEGSYTIAGEEVRLDSPRQALDRGIATVYQDLAVVPLMPVWRNFFLGSERGALRLDTAGMRSTTRAALLRMGIDLHDVDQPIGTLSGGQRQCVAIARAVHFGARVLILDEPTAALGVKQSGVVLRYVTAARDAGLGVVLITHNPHHAHLVGDHFTLLKRGRMAGSHPRAEITLEQLTTEMAGGSDLAELSHELARPDTRSDTRPHIRSDTRSDTRPAPGAGPRPDAGTAPGTDPKEGPPQ, from the coding sequence ATGAGCGGCGACGAACTGCTCGCGCTGACCGGTGTCGGCAAGACGTACGGCTCCGTCCGCGCGCTGCGGGACGTCTCCCTGGCCCTGCACGCGGGCGAGATCAGCTGTGTGCTCGGTGACAACGGAGCCGGCAAGTCCACCCTCATCAAGATCATCGCCGGACTGCACCGGCACGACGAGGGCAGCTACACCATCGCCGGCGAGGAGGTCCGCCTCGACTCCCCCCGGCAGGCCCTGGACCGGGGCATCGCGACCGTCTACCAGGATCTCGCCGTCGTCCCGCTGATGCCGGTCTGGCGCAACTTCTTCCTCGGCTCGGAGCGCGGCGCGCTGCGACTGGACACCGCCGGGATGCGGTCCACCACCCGGGCGGCGCTGCTGCGGATGGGCATCGACCTGCACGACGTGGACCAGCCGATCGGCACCCTCTCCGGTGGCCAGCGGCAGTGTGTCGCGATCGCCAGGGCCGTCCACTTCGGCGCCCGGGTGCTGATCCTGGACGAACCGACGGCCGCGCTGGGCGTCAAGCAGTCCGGGGTGGTGCTCAGGTACGTCACGGCGGCCCGCGACGCCGGGCTGGGCGTGGTGCTGATCACGCACAACCCGCACCACGCCCACCTGGTCGGCGACCACTTCACCCTGTTGAAGCGGGGCAGGATGGCAGGGAGCCACCCGCGCGCCGAGATCACCCTCGAACAGCTGACCACCGAGATGGCGGGCGGTTCCGACCTCGCCGAGCTCAGCCACGAGCTGGCCCGGCCCGACACCCGTTCCGACACCCGGCCCCACATCCGTTCCGACACCCGTTCCGACACCCGGCCGGCGCCAGGCGCCGGCCCCCGCCCCGATGCCGGCACCGCTCCCGGCACCGACCCGAAGGAGGGTCCGCCGCAGTGA
- a CDS encoding ABC transporter permease — translation MNTPAPPPADVLATERPPVARRLLARPEIGALFAAVAVFLFFAVAADSFLRVASVGTVLYAASTIGIMAVPVSLLMIGGEFDLSAGVLVTTAALTSSMVSYQFTAVTWVGTAVSLVVVLAVSGFNGWVLGRTGLPSFIVTLGTFLMLTGANLGVTKLVTGTVTTRPISDMQGFASCRWLFASEVTVGGLTVKATVWWWLALLLTGSWVLLRTGFGNWIFAVGGDAAAARAVGVPVGRTRTLLYLGVGFCAWVLGQHLLYSFDTVQSGEGVGNELIYIVAAVIGGCLITGGYGSVAGSALGALIFGMTSKGIVYAQWNPDWFKFFLGAMLLLAALLNAWVRRRVERGVR, via the coding sequence ATGAACACTCCCGCGCCGCCGCCCGCCGACGTCCTGGCGACGGAACGGCCCCCGGTCGCCCGTCGGCTGCTGGCCCGCCCCGAGATCGGCGCGCTGTTCGCGGCCGTCGCGGTCTTCCTGTTCTTCGCGGTGGCCGCCGACAGCTTCCTCCGGGTCGCCTCCGTCGGGACGGTGCTCTACGCCGCGTCCACCATCGGGATCATGGCGGTGCCGGTCTCGCTGCTCATGATCGGCGGTGAGTTCGACCTCTCGGCCGGCGTCCTGGTCACCACCGCCGCGCTGACCTCCTCGATGGTCTCCTACCAGTTCACCGCCGTGACCTGGGTGGGCACGGCGGTCTCCCTGGTCGTCGTGCTGGCCGTCAGCGGTTTCAACGGCTGGGTGCTCGGCCGGACCGGGCTGCCCAGCTTCATCGTCACGCTCGGTACCTTCCTGATGCTCACCGGCGCCAACCTCGGCGTGACCAAACTGGTCACCGGGACGGTCACCACCAGGCCGATCTCCGACATGCAGGGCTTCGCCTCCTGCCGCTGGCTGTTCGCCTCCGAGGTCACCGTCGGCGGGCTGACGGTCAAGGCCACCGTCTGGTGGTGGCTGGCCCTGCTGCTGACCGGCAGCTGGGTGTTGCTGCGCACCGGCTTCGGCAACTGGATCTTCGCGGTGGGCGGTGACGCGGCCGCCGCCCGCGCGGTCGGCGTGCCGGTCGGGCGGACCAGGACCCTGCTCTACCTGGGCGTCGGCTTCTGCGCCTGGGTGCTGGGCCAGCACCTGCTGTACTCCTTCGACACGGTGCAGTCCGGCGAGGGGGTCGGCAACGAGCTGATCTACATCGTGGCGGCCGTCATCGGCGGCTGCCTGATCACCGGGGGCTACGGCTCGGTGGCCGGCTCCGCGCTCGGCGCGCTGATCTTCGGCATGACCAGCAAGGGCATCGTCTACGCGCAGTGGAACCCGGACTGGTTCAAGTTCTTCCTCGGTGCGATGCTGTTGCTCGCCGCGCTGCTGAACGCCTGGGTCCGCCGCCGGGTCGAGCGGGGGGTGCGGTGA
- a CDS encoding substrate-binding domain-containing protein: MRRTRLRPLCAALVLAAALAGCSSTGGRRAEQAREHAATAGGAVDTPRWKIAMVTHAGAGDAFWDTVRKGAEQAAAKDNITFLYSNDAQTQNQVQLVQAAIDQRVDGLLVSLAKGDALGPVLAKAKAAGIPVISINSGQEFSARFGALTHIGQDETTAGRAAGAALDARGRKNVLCVIHEQGNVGQEQRCSGARSMFGGQFQTLYVDGVNMPDARAAVSAELQADPALDTLLTLSAPIAATALQAVQDVRRPVELDTFDLGPQVVTGLQAGTVGFAVDQQPYLQGYEGVDLLWLYRYNLDVLGGGGPVLTGPQVLTENDAAALAQDVARGTR; encoded by the coding sequence ATGAGGCGAACCCGACTCCGCCCGCTCTGTGCGGCGCTCGTGCTCGCGGCGGCCCTCGCGGGCTGCAGCAGCACCGGCGGAAGACGGGCCGAGCAGGCCCGCGAGCACGCCGCGACGGCCGGCGGGGCGGTGGACACCCCTCGCTGGAAGATCGCCATGGTCACCCACGCCGGTGCGGGCGACGCCTTCTGGGACACCGTCCGCAAGGGCGCCGAGCAGGCCGCGGCGAAGGACAACATCACCTTCCTCTACTCCAACGACGCGCAGACCCAGAACCAGGTCCAGCTCGTCCAGGCCGCGATCGACCAGCGGGTCGACGGTCTGCTGGTCTCCCTCGCCAAGGGCGACGCGCTCGGCCCGGTGCTGGCCAAGGCCAAGGCGGCCGGTATCCCGGTGATCAGCATCAACTCCGGCCAGGAGTTCTCGGCGCGGTTCGGGGCCCTCACCCACATCGGGCAGGACGAGACCACGGCGGGTCGGGCGGCCGGCGCCGCACTGGACGCCCGGGGCCGCAAGAACGTGCTCTGCGTGATCCACGAGCAGGGCAACGTGGGCCAGGAGCAGCGCTGCTCGGGCGCCCGGTCGATGTTCGGCGGGCAGTTCCAGACCCTCTACGTCGACGGCGTCAACATGCCCGACGCCAGGGCCGCCGTCTCCGCCGAGCTCCAGGCCGACCCCGCCCTGGACACCCTGCTGACGCTGAGCGCCCCGATCGCCGCCACCGCACTGCAGGCCGTCCAGGACGTCCGGCGCCCGGTCGAGCTCGACACCTTCGACCTGGGCCCGCAGGTGGTGACCGGCCTTCAGGCGGGCACCGTCGGCTTCGCCGTCGACCAGCAGCCCTACCTGCAGGGCTACGAGGGCGTCGACCTGCTCTGGTTGTACCGCTACAACCTGGACGTGCTCGGCGGTGGCGGGCCCGTGCTGACCGGCCCCCAGGTACTCACCGAGAACGACGCCGCCGCGCTCGCCCAGGACGTCGCCAGGGGCACCCGATGA
- a CDS encoding alpha/beta hydrolase, translating into MQLTGTPFFICTIVLVPISIAVAMLFWGKVRGPQPLRVLSRLAMLLLCQLTAVLMVFVMVNNANLIYGTWDDLLGTGNHVRAVPAVPPADGPGAPGQDSKSPAKVIQSFKNVDDPKVPGDVRRTDLKGRLSGIDGEVLVWLPPQYDEPAYKDKKFPVVELIPGWPGSSSTWYGTLKVSEQLKPLMQQGKVAPFILVSPRTLLLGNKVDAGCTDVPGKANAETWLARDVPQMVLDNFRVDPSADRWAVAGYSAGAHCATKLAIAHPNRYRAGVSLSGYNDPAIEAESLVGQDPKLREANNPVTMLRTAAQPPKVALYLSGNKGDGFEDALALKAVAKAPTTVQPVETTGPHASDVWRPMVPGVFEWLTGVIPVQP; encoded by the coding sequence ATGCAACTGACAGGTACACCGTTCTTCATCTGCACGATCGTCCTCGTGCCGATCTCCATCGCGGTGGCGATGCTGTTCTGGGGCAAGGTCCGCGGACCGCAGCCCCTACGGGTCCTGTCCAGACTGGCCATGCTGCTCCTCTGCCAGCTCACGGCCGTGCTGATGGTCTTCGTCATGGTCAACAACGCCAACCTGATCTACGGCACCTGGGACGACCTGCTCGGGACCGGCAACCACGTCCGGGCCGTACCGGCGGTGCCGCCCGCCGACGGCCCCGGCGCCCCGGGCCAGGACAGCAAGTCCCCCGCGAAGGTCATCCAGTCCTTCAAGAACGTGGACGACCCCAAGGTGCCCGGTGACGTGAGGCGCACCGACCTCAAGGGCCGGCTCTCCGGGATCGACGGCGAGGTGCTGGTCTGGCTGCCGCCGCAGTACGACGAGCCCGCCTACAAGGACAAGAAGTTCCCGGTCGTCGAGCTGATCCCCGGCTGGCCCGGCTCCTCCAGCACCTGGTACGGCACGCTCAAGGTGTCCGAGCAGCTCAAGCCGCTGATGCAGCAGGGCAAGGTGGCTCCCTTCATCCTGGTCTCGCCGCGCACCCTGCTGCTGGGCAACAAGGTCGACGCCGGCTGCACCGACGTCCCCGGCAAGGCCAACGCCGAGACCTGGCTGGCCCGCGACGTGCCGCAGATGGTGCTGGACAACTTCCGGGTCGACCCGTCCGCCGACCGCTGGGCGGTCGCCGGGTACTCGGCCGGCGCGCACTGCGCCACCAAGCTGGCCATCGCCCACCCCAACCGCTACCGCGCCGGAGTCAGCCTCTCCGGCTACAACGACCCCGCCATCGAGGCGGAGTCGCTGGTCGGCCAGGACCCGAAACTGCGCGAGGCCAACAACCCGGTCACCATGCTGAGGACCGCGGCGCAGCCGCCGAAGGTCGCGCTCTACCTCAGCGGCAACAAGGGCGACGGGTTCGAGGACGCGCTGGCGCTCAAGGCGGTGGCCAAGGCCCCGACCACCGTCCAGCCCGTGGAGACCACCGGGCCGCACGCCAGCGACGTCTGGCGGCCGATGGTGCCGGGCGTCTTCGAGTGGCTGACCGGCGTCATCCCCGTCCAGCCCTGA